The window AGGACCGCTTCTGGAAGAAAAATATGGTTCATGGCTGATCTTTGAAATGATGGTGATTACTGCTGGGGCAACCGCATTGATCAATGCGGCAATTTTTCACACATCCCTTGTGGGGGGCAGCGGGCTTGTGTTTATGATGATTCTGCTCAGCTCCTTTTCAAACATCAGGAACAGGGAAATCCCCTTGGCCTTTATTCTGGTGGCAGGGATTTATATGGGATCTGAATTGACTCAAGTATTAAATGAAGATCATATTTCGCATTTTGGTCACCTGGCCGGTGGATTTTTTGGCGCGGGATTCGGATTTTTACGGGGGAAAAACAGGTAGACTTGCAAAGGCCCGTTGGCACACAGATGCCTGCAAGGCCACTCATCTGTCCAAGAAACAAAGCGTATCTATTGAAAAGAATGGATAATCAGAAATGACGACGACGACGTGTGTGCGAATGATATTGCCCAATGTGAAGGATTTTAAAGCATTCTGGAAAAAGCAAGGCCCTTTCCGGTACGCATTGACAAGCAAGGAATACCCGCCTGTACTGCTGGAACCCGAAGAGTGGATCTTTGGGCAGGATAAACAGACTGTTCTCAAAGAGCTGATGCAGTTTTCCCGCATGAAGATGGCATTTGTACCGGCCCCGTTCAATCCGACCAATAAGAGCATTCTGCGTCCGGATGATATCTGTGCCTGGAAAATTGTTCACTTTCCTGAAGTTTGGAATACCATGGTCTGTGACGGATTTCTGCCCGAGGGGCAGCTGACCCGGGTGGTGGTGGATGAGTGCTTGGGGTTGGGCCTTGCCGAGGATAGCTCCGGTATTGAACAGGCTTTTTTCAGTCTGCTGGCAAGGCAGCTGGATTGTATGGGCTATGTATGGCTTACGCCCCGGGGTAACGCAAAGGCCGCCTTTATCCATGAATACCTGGAGGAGTGGCAAAAGGACGAGGATGAGGCCGGGTTATTGTAGTGTTTGAACGGCTCGAAGAGGGGCATATGCCCCTCTTCGAGCCGTCCAAACACGGGTTTCCGTTCAGGCACTATTGTAGTACCGAAGGGAATGTCACGTCTTGTTAAGCTTGCTGCATTTGGGCGAAGGCATTTTGCAGTCATAGGAAATTGGTCTATTTCCCGGGCACCAGGGATTTGATCTGGGCGGTGGTTGCCGGAAACTCCCAGAATCCGTTGATGCCGCATGCCTGGAACATTGATGCTAAATTGTCTTTGTCCAGATGCCTGTGAAGGGAACTGACCATGAGAGGGACTTTTTCTGCCGGATAAAGCTCTCTGATTTCCCGGGCAAGGTCGCTGACCCTCATTTGTCTGATAATAAAATCCGTTATAATTCCATCCGGCTTTGTGTTGATAATATGCTCGAATGCCTCCTGGGGGCCCCTGAAGGTTCTGGCCTGGAATCCGCATCCGTGGATAAGTCTGGAAAAAACATCTATGTAGGATGCTGATGGATGGATCACCACAATTTCCGGGCCACCTGTCTGGCTTCGTCCATCTCTGATCCTGGTAAATTGTTTGGCGCTTGACGTCCTGTTTCGCTTTTCAAGAATGCTGATCCAGGTGTCCAGGGCCTTGATCTGAGCAGAAGATTCCAGGTAGTTAGAGCTGATATACGAAAATGTATCCGAGGCCATCAGGGCTTCTATGAGCCGGGGTACGCATGTATCTATAATGATTTTGGTCAGTGTTTCACC is drawn from uncultured Desulfobacter sp. and contains these coding sequences:
- a CDS encoding rhomboid family intramembrane serine protease produces the protein MKIRYNSPVVLTYALLALLCLALPVSKFLGMSLASPSRLAFSDPRFYAGLLTYVLAHAGWSHLKGNLVMILLIGPLLEEKYGSWLIFEMMVITAGATALINAAIFHTSLVGGSGLVFMMILLSSFSNIRNREIPLAFILVAGIYMGSELTQVLNEDHISHFGHLAGGFFGAGFGFLRGKNR